The DNA segment AACTCCGTGATCCGGTAGGAGACAGAGGTCGCGTAGAAGATCGCGAGGATGGCGAGCGCCGTCGCGAGCGGCAGCGCGTACGGGAGGACGAGCCCGGCGATCCCGGCCAGGGCCGCCGTCTCGCGGTAGAGATAGATCGACGGGTAGGCCGTCGCCAGAACGAGCGCGAGAGAGGCTAACGCGGCCCGGATCAGGAGAACGCTCCTCGCGCCTGCGGGCTGCCGCTCCCGGCCGTGCTCGGCCACGAACTCCGGCACCAGGTCTTCGAGAAGCCGCTGCTGCGTCGCATCGTCCTTTAAGAGGCAGAGGACGGGGCGGAGACTCTCCCCGCTCCCGGACGCGAGCCCCACCACCTCCGCCTCGATGCACGACCGGGAAAGGAGCCGGGCCGCGAGCGTCCGCTTTACCCGGACGGCGTTGATCCGCGAGACGTCAAACGACGTCTTATACGTCCTGATCAGGCCGTGCTCCAGGTATATCGTGTCGCCCCGGCGGTATACCCGGTAGTTGTAGTAATGGAATATCAGCGAGACCGACGGTGCCAGCTGGACGACGAAGAACATCAGCAGGGAGACCAGCGCCGTACCGCCCGCTCCCGCTCCCGTCACCGTGGAGACGTATACCTGAACGACGGAGTAGGCCAGGAACGCAAACCCAAAGACCGTCTGGTAGGTCGAGACGCTGAAGAGGCCGTGGACGATCACGTCCGCCGGGGAGAACGTGACCGGGGGTTCGGCCGGCTCGTCTTCCAAAACGGTCTCGTGGCCGTACAGCCGCTCTGCCATCCCGGCCCGTATCCCCTCCGCCACGTCCTCGCTAAACGTCAGGACGGCTTCCGGCACCGTGGCGCCGCTGCCCGAGTTGATGTTGACGAGCAGCCTCGATGTCCCGAAGACCCTGTTCAGGATACCCCGGTTGATGTTCACCGACGCAACCTTCGCGTAGGGGAGCGTCTTCTTCATCTTGAAGAGGGTGTTCCTCTCCACCACCACGTCCGTCTCGTTGAACTGAATGGTCGTCCGGCTCCACTGCCGGTAGTTGAAGAGCACCAGCGCGACGAAGAGGAACGCGAGTACGGCCGGTAGAGCACCCCTGCCGAGCTGCGTGGCGAGGACGGCCAGCACCACGATCGCCGAGAGCGATCGCTCCGCGATGATGCTCGGGTGGCACCGGATCTTCTCGCCATGGCGAGTTGGGGTATCCGCAGCCGTCCCGGGGCCGGAGCCCGCATCGCTGCTGCGGTCCTCTGTCTCCCGGTCACTCCCGTTCATTCGTCTGCAGCCCCCGGCCGGGGGATGGGGGTCGCCGGCATCCTGTCCCGGAGCATCCTCCCGACCAGGTTGTTGAGCCGGTCGGCCACCGTCTCCGCCTCGTCAATCTCGAGGTACCTGATGTCCGCCTCGCCCCCTGCAGTGGTTATGGTGACGTCCGCGAGGCCGAGCAGGTTGTTTATCGGGCCTCTGGTGATCTCCACCTGGTGCACCCGCTCGATCGGCACCAGGGTGTGGCGGATGAAGAGGACCCCGCAGCGCACGTCCACCCGGTCTTCGGTGATCCGGTAGCGGTACCGGGCGTAAAAGACCGGCGGAGCCGCGGCTATGTAAACCAGGGCGATCCCCAGGACGAGCAAGAAGCCGTACCTGATAAGATCGTAGTAGGACCCCAGGAATCCCTCTGCGTAGGTCTTCGTGAGGATGTAGGCCACGAGCAGAACCGCATACCACATGGCGTAGTCGATGTACATCGAGAGCATGCACTTCCGGTTCAGCCGGCGGTAACCGTCCGCGCCCGCCCCGGGTTCCGGCGATCCTTCGTCGGCCGGAGCCTGCCCGTTCACCGGGCCGGGAAACGACATGGTTATTCGTTGCCGTTCTGCTCACTTTAACCTATTGTCCGGGACGGTTTGCGTCCCCGCATCGCCGGGAACGCTCCGGTGGAAAAAAGATAACGACCGACTTCAGAAGTCGGTCATGATGCGGAACTGGTCGATCTCTTCGGTGCTCAGTTCCTCGAGGAACTCTTCGGCCGCGTGCTGGATGTTCTTGCTCGCGGTGATGGCGCGGCCGACGACCAGGATGTCGGCGCCCGCCTTCCTCGCGTCCTTCACGACGCCCTGCCGGATGCCGCCCGCGGTCGCGACCAGCAGCCGCTCGCCGCCGGCTTTCTTGATCGCCGGGATGTCTCCCCAGGCGTAGGCGGTATCCTCGACGTCGATGCCGCGGTGGAGTTCCACGACGTCCGGCTTCACCTTCAGCTGCTTGACCACGGCAACGGGGTCTTTGACGTTGAGCATGTCGATGACGGTGTAGATGCCGGTCTTGCGGGTGTCCTCGATCGCCTTCTCGATGGTGGAGATGGGCGCGAGGCCGGAGATCACGACGGCGTCGGCGCCGGCGTCGGCGGTCATCCGGGCCTCGAGGTTGCCCGTGTCGAGGGTCTTGAGGTCGGCGACGATGAACGCGTTCGGGCGGCGTTCGCGGATCTCGGAGATGATCGAGAGGCCGAACTTCTTGATCAGGGGCGTGCCCGCCTCGATGATCAGGTGGTCGTTCTGGGGCAGTTCGTCGAGAACCCTGTTCATGTGGTTCCTGTCGACGAGGTCCATGGCGACCTGGAGGTACGGCGGGTCCCAGAGCCGCTGGACCTTGAATCCCATGACCGCGTGGGCCGCCCGGTCCTTCTCGTGCAGGAGCGTCTCGACGTCGGGGAACCGGTCGAGGGCCCGGCGGAGCGCGAGTTTCATCGCGCCGTAGTTGAACCGGTAGATCTTGTTGTAGTCCTGTGCGGTCGGGTGAACGAAGACGCTCGCCATGATGACGGTGTCCTCGATGTCGACCCCCTCAAAGACGCCCTCCTCGATCGAGTCGGCGACCGCTTTCGCCACCGCGGCCTGGACGGGCCCGAACATCTGGTTCACCTGGTACTCTTTCTTTAACGTGACCTTCGGGATGATGAGCGTCGAGGGTTTCGTCGGCAGGTTCGGCCTGACGACCGCGAGGAGCGGTGTGTGTCCCTTCGAGAGCTGCGAAATGGAGTTCGCAAACGCCTGTCCTACCGCGCCCTCTTTGTTTCCCATTATCAGATCTATGTGCGCAAGTTCTGCGCCGTCTCCAACCAATGCTTCACCGATGAGATACATATGGATACCCTCAGATAGTGCTGAAATATTGGTGAAACAGGTATTAAAGACCTCCCGGTGGGATCGATACCGTTAAACGCGAAACGCCCGGTTCGAGAGGGAGGCCCTCTTCGCGTGCTGCCGGTATTAACCGTCCCCGCTGCGGGGTTTTGCGTGCAGAGGTTCCCTGTCGCGCCCCGGCACCGGACGTAAATAGCCACAGATTCCCCGGGGTGTCGGATAAGAGTTACAAGAATGTGGGGTCGGTGAGATTTGAACTCACGATCGACGGGTCTCTCCGAACATGCATCAGTGCTCCAACGGGTCATCATCCGTTCGTCAGGAGACCCATTGTTCATCACGTGCAAAGACCGCTGGAGCCCGTCGCCATTCCGGACTAGGCCACGACCCCCCTGCCCTCTATACGTTTGACGGCCATGAAGTATAAGGATTGCGCCGGAAAAAACCAGTAATCATATAACCGTACCTGCACCCATTTATATAGAATGGTTGAGGGCAGTTACGCGTGTGGGAACTCGCAGATACCCCTGCTCGGCATCACCATCGGTGAAATGCTGAACCGTATAGCGACGGAGCATCCGGACAGCGAAGCACTCGTCTCCGTCCACCAGGGTACCCGGTGGACGTATGCGGAGTTTCTCGAGCGCGTCGATACCCTTGCGCGCGCCCTCATGGCGCTCGACGTGGAGCGCGGGGACCGGGTCGCCATATGGGCGCTGAACTACGCGGAGTGGGTGCTCGTCCAGTTCGCCACGGCAAAGATCGGCGCCATCATGGTGAACATCAACCCGGCATACAGGACCTACGAGTTCGAGTACGCCATGAAGCAGTCCGAGGTCCAGACGCTCCTCATCCAGGGGCGGTTCAAGACCTCCGACTACGTCGGGATGTTCTACGAGTCCTGCCCGGAGGCGTTCGAGGCAAAGCCCGGCCGGATCAACAGCGACAAGTTCCCGTTCTTAAAGAACGTCGTCTTCCTCGGTGACATCCCCTACAACGGGATGTACACCTGGGACGACCTCCTTTCGAAGGCCGAACTCGTTCGTCCCGAAGAACTCCGGGAGCGCGAGGAGTCGCTCAGCTTCGACGACGCGGTCAACATCCAGTACACCAGCGGGACGACCGGGTTCCCGAAAGGCGTCGTCCTGACCCACCACAACATCCTGAATAACGGTTTCATCATCGGCGAAGGGATGAAGTTCACCCACGAAGACCGGCTCTGCATCCCGGTGCCGTTCTACCACTGTTTCGGCATGGTGCTCTCGAACATGGCGAGCGTCACCCACGGCGCCGCGATGGTGCTGCCTGCGCCGGTCTTCAGCCCCGAAGCGGTCCTCAAAGCCGTCCAGGACGAGAAGTGCACGGCGCTTCACGGGGTGCCGACGATGTTCATCGCCGAACTCTCCCACCCGGACTTCGCGAAGTACCGGCTGGATACGCTGCGCACCGGGATCATGGCCGGGTCGCCCTGCCCGACCGAGGTGATGCGGGAGGTCAACAAGAAGATGAACATGTCCGAGATCGTGATCGTCTACGGGCAGACGGAGACCTCGCCCGGCGTGACGATGACCACCACCGCGGACCCCCTGGAGCGGCGCGTCTCGACTATCGGCAAGCCCTTCCCCCACACCGAGATCAAGATCATCGACCCGAACACACAGCGGATTGTCCCCCGGGGGGAGACCGGCGAGATCTGCGCCCGGGGCTACTGCGTGATGCGGTGCTACTACAACAACCCGAACGCTACCCGCGCGACGATCGACGAGAGCCACTGGAACCATACCGGCGACCTCGGGACGATGGACGAGGAGGATTACGTCAAGATCGTCGGGCGCTTGAAGGATATGGTGATCCGCGGCGGGGAGAACATCTACCCGCGCGAGATCGAGGAGTACCTCCACAATCACCCAAAAGTCGCCGATGCTTACGTGATCGGCGTCCCGGACCGGAAGTACGGCGAGGAGCTGATGGCGTGGATCAAGACCGACAACGGCGCGACCCTCACCGAGGACGAGGTGAAGGAGTTCTGCCGCGGCCGGATCGCGCACTTCAAGATCCCGCGCTACGTCAAGTTCGTCGACGATTTCCCGATGACGGTCTCGGGCAAGATCATGAAGTTCAAGATGCGCGAGATGGCGATCGAGGAACTCGGGCTCGAGAGCGAGTCGAATATCGAGACCGCGTAATCACTTTTTTAAAATAGGGTCAGGAGGCCTGCTCCGCCCGGTCGACGAGCGACCGGGCGGCGGCGGCGGCCTCGCGGACGATCTCCTCTTCTCCCGGCACCTCCCGCTCGTGCATCAGGACTCTTCCCTGACAGAGAACGGTCATGACCGCGCCGCCGTTGCAGGCGTAGACGGCGTTCGAGTCGGCGTGGAAGAGCGGGGTGTTGCAGGCCGCACGGGTATCGAGGAGGACGATGTCGGCCGGTGCGCCCACGGTCAGGGTGCCGGGGCCGGTGCCGAGCGCCCGGGCGCCTGCCGCGGTCGCCATGCCGATGGCCTCGCCGGCGGGCAGCAGGGTCGGGGAGTTCCAGGCGAACTTCTGGAGGAGCGCGGCGAACTTCATCTCCTCCATGAGATCCAGGTTGTTGTTCGAGGAGCAGCCGTCGGTTCCGAGGGCGACGTTCGCCCCGTACTGTCTCAGCCAGTGGTAGGGCATCGCCCGGTTGACGGCGAGTTTCATGTTGCTTGCGGGGTTGTGGGAGGCGGTGACGCCGCGCTCTCCAAGGAGCCGGCACTCGGCCTCGTCGAGCCAGCAGCAGTGCGCGGCGACCGTCCGGGGGGTGAGGCAGCCGCACTCGTCGAGGAGGTATGCGGGGCGTTTGCCGAACCGGGCGACGCAGTCGGCGACCTCCTTCTCGGTCTCGGAGAGGTGGACGTGGATGCCGATATTCTGCTCGGCCGCGTATTCGCCGCACCAGCGGAGCCCCTCGGGGGAGACGGTGTAGACGGAGTGGGGCCCGACGGCCGCTCTGATCCGCGGGTTATCGAGCGATTTGACGTGGGCGACCAGGGTTTCCGTCGCTTTGATCTCGGCCTCCCGCTTCTCCTCCATCCCGAGGTCGATGAACCCGTAGGCGAACGTCGCCCGCATGCCCATCTCGTCGGCCGCGGCGGCCGCCCGGTCCATGAAGAAGTACATGTCGTTGAACGCGACGGTGCCGCTCTTGATCATCTCCAGGCACGCGAGTCTGGTGCCGGCGTAGACGTCGTCGCCGGTGAGGTGGGCCTCGAGCGGCCAGATCTTCTGCGAGAGCCAGTCCTGCAGCAGCATATCGTCCCCGTAGCCCCGCAGGAGGGTCATCGCGGCGTGGGTGTGGGTGTTCACCATGCCGGGCATGGCGAGCCGGTCGGAGCCGTCGATGACGATATCGGCGTCGATCGTCTTCCTCGCGTTCTCTCCAATTCCCGCGATCAGGCCGGTCTCGTCGATCGCGATATCCACAGTCGATCCGTCGATGGTGACCCCGGCGATCAGGGTAGAACCTCTGGCAGTAAAGATCTCGTTCATGCAAGTCGCTCCACAATCTTTTCGAGGATGATCTCGGTCCTCCGGCGGTTCGCCCGGGAGGTCGCGAGGATGTGCTCGTAGGTCAGGGTCTCTTCCCCGAGGCCGTTCGCGTAGTTGTCCACGGTGCAGACGGCGGCAAACCGCATCCCGAGCTCGAGGGCGAGCGTCGCCTCGCTTGCAACCGTCATCCCGACGATGTCGGCGACCTTTGCAAGCGCTTTCACCTCGGCGACGGTCTCGATCCGCGGCCCGCGGGTCTGGGCGTAGACGCCGCCCGTCCGGGCGTCCGGCACCAGTTCGGCGAGGGTGCGGACGAGATCGGCGTCCAGTTCGGGCCGGACGTGGTCGATGGTGCACTCGTGGATGGACGGGATGTCGGTGACGCTCAAATAATCGGTGGGGATGACGATCGAGCCCGGCGGGATCTCGTGCTTCAGGGAGCCGGCGGAGCCGAAGGCGACGATCTCGTCCACCCCGAGGACGGCGAGCGCGGCGAGGCACGCGCGGTAGTTGATCCGGTGCGGGGGAAGGTTGTGCTGGTGGCGCAGGAGGAGCGCGAACTCTCCGGTATGCACCTCGGCCTTCCCGTAGGGCGTGGCGACGGTCGTCTTCTCGAGCGGCGGCAGGTCGGCGAAGAGGAGGCTCGTGCCCCCGATGATCCCGAGCATCAGGCCCGCCCCGCTATACCGGTGTACGCTTCTCCGTGCGACATTCTCGTTAGAGTGTGTGACGTCCTACTGCAAAAGATTCACCTTTGCGCCGCCGCGGGATCGGTTCAATAAGGATTTACGCCATCGCGATAACCGGAATATCATGGGCTGGTTTGAGGTGGTCGGCGAGGACGCCATCAAGAACGGAACGTGCACGGATATCTACTTCCGGCGGGTCGTGGAGGTCATGGAGCGGGACGGCATCAACCCGCACGTCACGATGGAGGTGACGGCGTCGATGCTCCCCGACCCATGGGGGGTCTTCTGCGGGCTTGACGACGTCATAAAACTGCTCGAAGGCCTTCCGGTGGACGTGGACGCGATGCCGGAGGGCTCGATCTTCTTCAAAAACGAGCCGGTCCTCCGGGTCTCCGGGCGCTACCGGGACTTCGCGGTCTACGAGACGGCCATCCTCGGGTTCCTCTGCCACGCTTCAGGCGTGGCCTCGGCGGCCGCCCACATGAAACTGGCCGCGGGGGGCCGGCCGGTCTTCTCCTTCGGCTCGCGCCGCCAGCACCCGGCGATCGCGGCGATGATCGAGCGGGCGGCCTGGATCGGCGGGGTGGACGGGGCGAGCAACACCTGTGCGCCGGACGGGATCCCGCTCGCGGGGACGATGCCGCACGCGTTCATCATGTGCTACCCGGAGCAGGAGGACGCCTGGCTCGCGTTCGCCCAGGGTGCCGGCCCGGAGGTGCCGCGGATCATGCTCGCGGACACCTTCTCCGACGAGACGGACGAGGCGGTCCGGGCGGCGGCTTCGGGGGCGACGGCGGTGCGGCTCGACACCCCGCGGTCGCGCCGGGGGGACATGCGGGCGATCGTCGAGGAGGTGCGCTGGGAGCTCGACGTCAACGGCTACCCGGACGTGAAGATCTTCCTCTCGGGCGGGCTGTCGCGCGCAGAGGTCGCCGCCTACCGCGATATCGGCGACGCCTTCGGCGTCGGGGGCGCGATCGCGAACGCCCCGGTGATCGACTTCGCGTTGGACATCGTGGAGATGAAGGGCCGGCCCTACGCGAAGCGCGGGAAGCGGAGCAGCGCAAAGCAGGTCTACGATCTCGGCGGCCGGCGCCTCACCCTCCCCGCCCGCACCCCGGCGCCGAAGGGCGCGGTGCCGCTCCTCGCCCCCTGCATCAAGAACGGCACCGCCCTCGTCCGCCCGAAGATGGAGGATGCGCGGGAACGGGTGCTCTCCCGCCTCCCGGCCCTTGCCGGGGAGGGATAGGGGGCCGGCCTGCCCCAATCCTTATTATGTGATCACGATCAACATTGTAGGGTAACAGGGGCCGATAGATCAGGGGTAGATCGCTACCTTGGCATGGTAGAGGCCGCGGGTTCAATTCCCGCTCGGTCCATCTTATTTTCAGATTGACTTGATATATGGCAATCCTCAAGATACCTTCATGTTCCGCCTATATCATCAGGTTCAAATAAGAAACATCTAAATCTACATGAAACTTAATGGAAATTAACCGGGGATGTGATACTTTGAACCTCCCTTCGCTCATCAGAGCTGATAGAGACTTCGACGACATTCAGGAGCTGATCCAGTACCTTGAATGTGAGCGAGGAGACGACCAGATCAACAGTAATCTCCACATAGTTGCAACGCTGTCGATGTTCCAGAACA comes from the Methanoculleus marisnigri JR1 genome and includes:
- a CDS encoding PH domain-containing protein, whose product is MNGSDRETEDRSSDAGSGPGTAADTPTRHGEKIRCHPSIIAERSLSAIVVLAVLATQLGRGALPAVLAFLFVALVLFNYRQWSRTTIQFNETDVVVERNTLFKMKKTLPYAKVASVNINRGILNRVFGTSRLLVNINSGSGATVPEAVLTFSEDVAEGIRAGMAERLYGHETVLEDEPAEPPVTFSPADVIVHGLFSVSTYQTVFGFAFLAYSVVQVYVSTVTGAGAGGTALVSLLMFFVVQLAPSVSLIFHYYNYRVYRRGDTIYLEHGLIRTYKTSFDVSRINAVRVKRTLAARLLSRSCIEAEVVGLASGSGESLRPVLCLLKDDATQQRLLEDLVPEFVAEHGRERQPAGARSVLLIRAALASLALVLATAYPSIYLYRETAALAGIAGLVLPYALPLATALAILAIFYATSVSYRITEFGTDSDLFTFVNGAVDRETVVMNYDKVQMVRITRGPVARVFGVARGKVYLLSSTGGASVSSGYFAGSHLAAIGETVMERIASGEYDYRKNSI
- a CDS encoding PH domain-containing protein, translating into MSFPGPVNGQAPADEGSPEPGAGADGYRRLNRKCMLSMYIDYAMWYAVLLVAYILTKTYAEGFLGSYYDLIRYGFLLVLGIALVYIAAAPPVFYARYRYRITEDRVDVRCGVLFIRHTLVPIERVHQVEITRGPINNLLGLADVTITTAGGEADIRYLEIDEAETVADRLNNLVGRMLRDRMPATPIPRPGAADE
- a CDS encoding bifunctional 5,6,7,8-tetrahydromethanopterin hydro-lyase/3-hexulose-6-phosphate synthase, whose product is MYLIGEALVGDGAELAHIDLIMGNKEGAVGQAFANSISQLSKGHTPLLAVVRPNLPTKPSTLIIPKVTLKKEYQVNQMFGPVQAAVAKAVADSIEEGVFEGVDIEDTVIMASVFVHPTAQDYNKIYRFNYGAMKLALRRALDRFPDVETLLHEKDRAAHAVMGFKVQRLWDPPYLQVAMDLVDRNHMNRVLDELPQNDHLIIEAGTPLIKKFGLSIISEIRERRPNAFIVADLKTLDTGNLEARMTADAGADAVVISGLAPISTIEKAIEDTRKTGIYTVIDMLNVKDPVAVVKQLKVKPDVVELHRGIDVEDTAYAWGDIPAIKKAGGERLLVATAGGIRQGVVKDARKAGADILVVGRAITASKNIQHAAEEFLEELSTEEIDQFRIMTDF
- a CDS encoding AMP-binding protein translates to MVEGSYACGNSQIPLLGITIGEMLNRIATEHPDSEALVSVHQGTRWTYAEFLERVDTLARALMALDVERGDRVAIWALNYAEWVLVQFATAKIGAIMVNINPAYRTYEFEYAMKQSEVQTLLIQGRFKTSDYVGMFYESCPEAFEAKPGRINSDKFPFLKNVVFLGDIPYNGMYTWDDLLSKAELVRPEELREREESLSFDDAVNIQYTSGTTGFPKGVVLTHHNILNNGFIIGEGMKFTHEDRLCIPVPFYHCFGMVLSNMASVTHGAAMVLPAPVFSPEAVLKAVQDEKCTALHGVPTMFIAELSHPDFAKYRLDTLRTGIMAGSPCPTEVMREVNKKMNMSEIVIVYGQTETSPGVTMTTTADPLERRVSTIGKPFPHTEIKIIDPNTQRIVPRGETGEICARGYCVMRCYYNNPNATRATIDESHWNHTGDLGTMDEEDYVKIVGRLKDMVIRGGENIYPREIEEYLHNHPKVADAYVIGVPDRKYGEELMAWIKTDNGATLTEDEVKEFCRGRIAHFKIPRYVKFVDDFPMTVSGKIMKFKMREMAIEELGLESESNIETA
- a CDS encoding amidohydrolase family protein, which gives rise to MNEIFTARGSTLIAGVTIDGSTVDIAIDETGLIAGIGENARKTIDADIVIDGSDRLAMPGMVNTHTHAAMTLLRGYGDDMLLQDWLSQKIWPLEAHLTGDDVYAGTRLACLEMIKSGTVAFNDMYFFMDRAAAAADEMGMRATFAYGFIDLGMEEKREAEIKATETLVAHVKSLDNPRIRAAVGPHSVYTVSPEGLRWCGEYAAEQNIGIHVHLSETEKEVADCVARFGKRPAYLLDECGCLTPRTVAAHCCWLDEAECRLLGERGVTASHNPASNMKLAVNRAMPYHWLRQYGANVALGTDGCSSNNNLDLMEEMKFAALLQKFAWNSPTLLPAGEAIGMATAAGARALGTGPGTLTVGAPADIVLLDTRAACNTPLFHADSNAVYACNGGAVMTVLCQGRVLMHEREVPGEEEIVREAAAAARSLVDRAEQAS
- a CDS encoding MTAP family purine nucleoside phosphorylase, which encodes MLGIIGGTSLLFADLPPLEKTTVATPYGKAEVHTGEFALLLRHQHNLPPHRINYRACLAALAVLGVDEIVAFGSAGSLKHEIPPGSIVIPTDYLSVTDIPSIHECTIDHVRPELDADLVRTLAELVPDARTGGVYAQTRGPRIETVAEVKALAKVADIVGMTVASEATLALELGMRFAAVCTVDNYANGLGEETLTYEHILATSRANRRRTEIILEKIVERLA
- a CDS encoding nicotinate phosphoribosyltransferase, translated to MGWFEVVGEDAIKNGTCTDIYFRRVVEVMERDGINPHVTMEVTASMLPDPWGVFCGLDDVIKLLEGLPVDVDAMPEGSIFFKNEPVLRVSGRYRDFAVYETAILGFLCHASGVASAAAHMKLAAGGRPVFSFGSRRQHPAIAAMIERAAWIGGVDGASNTCAPDGIPLAGTMPHAFIMCYPEQEDAWLAFAQGAGPEVPRIMLADTFSDETDEAVRAAASGATAVRLDTPRSRRGDMRAIVEEVRWELDVNGYPDVKIFLSGGLSRAEVAAYRDIGDAFGVGGAIANAPVIDFALDIVEMKGRPYAKRGKRSSAKQVYDLGGRRLTLPARTPAPKGAVPLLAPCIKNGTALVRPKMEDARERVLSRLPALAGEG